One Rhizoctonia solani chromosome 1, complete sequence DNA window includes the following coding sequences:
- a CDS encoding SPC97/SPC98 domain-containing protein yields the protein MKKYIMTPSSSGNRPVSRMSTATSVRAVSRLSSRTTTTARLRSSHVQHTAALLRNLVQQVTGVGPEDDPDEFQEYMAGALDTVLNTSGPTNDMASVTKRIAGHREKARIHLQNDLADAITTSFRRMNALVDVDPEDRSADDPIKRTNLPEMLQLLIELSQPPTNTTHDYAYDLLREVHAPPPEPKDFWKQVLEEEPLEGEHWKTPWDDEDWDTKTLSSHPSMELESRGSLSSPEPAAEDRASLIESNEGDEDEGRPNPFSYADFTQQRTLNDAHNLYEALCADQYWRPRYVNEAARRAEKEFNVNDPATLGPSFERALEKEAGSLLPTIREVYIDEIDVVRDVLISMQGRSSLIFTFHYDGTLFRKVEHSSNLPRVSHLTITAYRSLLSTFATTATILHHLRIFMSSVLRKSMNAPRAFSLHQPDLSLANVSTSLVLTSGHGPSGNQSCRALDAFAEAVGTRINALDAHCAGLEEQICNARLGSGLRDNSEPVIVSLLSLRRRLDKFMTRTFDILYDLIRALPDELPTQTYAHPRAYYSTVANSTITILSPLPIFAIQNIHPALLNKRLLDRLLVAVRACNRDGGQCGDTKSASDQTLYPMDGGSSQLMDVFISTAEPIWASVGAWVKWGIDVGGSALDIGLGSVEQAVRADDLSHDKEFFIKRRETVDVASPDFWTTGYVLRTTTAEDESDDEGALDAQMSHILARKAQGVFYPGMGGSVQKQARTLVPSCLIPVAARILASGKAVGLLRGIGVWGAIDGDYDSEDEDHDHDQDRDEDNDDDWPSFADTLKSSGGVTLRDVSFETGSLEDLGRYNLDDTILPESSFSIRSSSPTDTISVSDKYPLAFNLAAEVLLNDLPHILADRVAPRCQIAAFRLNRVLIEDCELWRHLYAMEDLCFMRRGDIMTHFCDNLFAKIDAQKPWSDYHLLNSLFRDVISATSTSWIDPGRVRLVYRGTKTRSSARSIRAVHGLEVEYEFPFPLPYVFGTSALHLYSQVFVLVLQLRRAKMVLDHILVRDHGTSRPELKVIYVLRGQLTWFVNTYMNYILTNVIHSQVLRFHRELADANSLDEMIVKHKDHIETVQEQCFLHSKDAAIHKTVLSILDMCVHFGDLFTSVVADNTLDISRPIMVKGRHSKRDRSRRQNLVSFVPPSESDNVSTTSTELDETEYDSEDESVREGITERTTILDPTFLGPEDEEPGARVERLSKTLDTLIRTLRKRVELITGEGGPSAGAFGMLDFALEDWDL from the exons ATGAAGAAATACATAATGACCCCGTCGTCCTCGGGGAACAGACCGGTATCTCGCATGAGTACGGCAACGTCGGTTCGCGCCGTGTCAAGGCTCTCCAGCCGCACCACCACGACTGCGCGATTACGTTCAAGTCATGTTCAGCACACTGCCGCGCTTTTACGGAATCTAGTGCAACAAGTAACTGGAGTTGGCCCAGAAGATGACCCTGATGAATTCCAGGAGTATATGGCGGGGGCACTGGATACGGTACTGAACACTTCAGGGCCCACCAATGACATGGCCAGTGTTACGAAGAGGATTGCCGG GCATCGTGAGAAGGCTCGCATTCACCTTCAAAATGACCTTGCGGATGCAATTACAACTAGCTTTAGACGTATGAACGCACTAGTCGATGTGGATCCGGAAGACAGGTCTGCAGACGACCCAATCAAG CGCACAAATCTCCCTGAGATGCTTCAGCTCCTG ATTGAATTGTCTCAACCTCCGACCAACACTACGCACGACTATGCATACGATTTACTTAGGGAAGTTCATGCACCTCCACCAGAACCGAAAGACTTTTGGAAACAAGTCCTGGAGGAAGAGCCACTGGAGGGGGAGCATTGGAAAACCCCATGGGATGATGAGGATTGGGATACGAAGACCCTGTCTTCGCATCCCTCCATGGAGTTGGAGTCCAGAGGGTCCCTATCGAGTCCAGAGCCTGCTGCTGAAGACAGAGCTTCACTGATTGAAAGTAATGAAGGAGATGAAGACGAAGGGCGTCCCAACCCGTTTTCGTATGCGGATTTTACTCAACAACGCACTTTAAATGATGCGCATAATTTATATGAAGCTTTGTGTGCAGATCAATATTGGAGACCTCGGTATGTGAACGAAGCAGCGAGAAGGGCCGAGAAGGAGTTTAACGTCAATGATCCAGCTACACTTG GCCCCTCATTTGAACGTGCACTCGAAAAGGAGGCTGGTTCGTTGCTCCCTACTATCAGAGAG GTCTACATCGACGAAATAGACGTCGTTCGAGACGTATTGATATCAATGCAAGGTCGAAGTTCCCTAATATTTACCTTTCATTACGATGGAACTCTGTTTCGGAAGGTGGAG CATTCGTCCAATTTGCCTCGGGTCTCTCATTTGACAATTACTGCATATCGGTCTCTCCTTTCGACTTTTGCGACTACCGCGACCATTCTTCACCACCTTCGTATTTTTATGTCTTCGGTACTGCGCAAATCTATGAATGCCCCACGGGCATTCAGTTTGCACCAACCAGACCTTTCTCTCGCCAATGTTTCGACCAGTTTAGTGCTCACAAGTGGCCATGGCCCAAGTGGAAATCAATCATGTCGAGCGCTGGATGCCTTTGCCGAAGCCGTTGGGACAAGAATTAATGCTCTCGATGCGCACTGTGCTGGCTTAGAGGAACAGATATGCAACGCCCGACTCGGCAGTGGGTTAAGAGACAACTCAGAGCCAGTAATAGTTTCCCTTCTTAGTCTTCGGCGCCGTCTCGACAAATTCATGACTAGGACCTTTGATATTCTTTACGATCTTATCCGTGCTCTTCCAGACGAGCTTCCTACTCAGACTTATGCTCATCCTCGAGCATATTATTCGACTGTCGCCAATTCAACAATCACCATACTTTCGCCCTTACCAATATTCGCAATACAAAATATTCATCCGGCACTCCTAAACAAACGGTTGCTAGACAGGTTACTCGTCGCTGTGCGGGCATGCAATCGAGACGGAGGACAATGCGGCGATACTAAATCAGCATCTGATCAAACTTTATACCCCATGGACGGAGGAAGCTCTCAACTCATGGATGTTTTTATCTCTACCGCTGAACCCATATGGGCTTCAGTAGGCGCCTGGGTCAAGTGGGGCATTGATGTAGGCGGGAGTGCGCTGGATATTGGCCTTGGTTCTGTTGAGCAGGCGGTACGAGCAGATGATTTGTCCCACGACAAGGAGTTCTTCATTAAGAGGCGGGAGACTGTTGATGTCGCATCTCCAGACTTTTGGACGACTGGATACGTTCTGCGAACAACTACAGCGGAAGATGAAAGCGATGACGAGGGAGCTCTGGATGCACAAATGTCACATATCCTAGCCAGGAAAGCTCAAGGAGTTTTCTATCCCGGGATGGGCGGGAGTGTCCAGAAACAAGCGCGAACTCTCGTACCAAGTTGCCTGATACCAGTTGCAGCCCGTATTTTAGCCTCAGGAAAAGCTGTTGGCTTACTACGCGGGATTGGCGTATGGGGGGCAATTGATGGCGACTACGACAGCGAAGATGAAGACCATGACCATGACCAAGACCGGGATGAGGATAACGACGATGATTGGCCTTCGTTCGCTGATACTCTAAAGTCCTCTGGTGGAGTTACCCTCAGAGATGTTTCGTTTGAAACCGGCTCGTTAGAAGATTTGGGTCGCTATAACTTGGACGATACTATCTTACCCGAGTCGTCCTTTTCGATTCGCTCATCATCGCCAACAGACACAATTTCTGTGAGCGACAAATACCCCTTGGCCTTCAATCTTGCTGCTGAGGTCCTCCTGAATGACCTTCCTCATATATTGGCCGACCGAGTAGCGCCCAGATGTCAGATTGCCGCATTCCGCCTTAATAGGGTGCTCATCGAGGACTGCGAATTATGGCGTCACCTGTATGCGATGGAGGACCTTTGTTTCATGCGCCGGGGAGATATAATGACACATTTCTGCGACAATTTATTTGCCAAG ATCGATGCGCAGAAGCCGTGGAGTGACTATCATCTACTTAACTCTTTATTTAGAGATGTTATATCGGCAACCTCGACCTCATGGATTGACCCAGGTCGGGTGCGTCTTGTATACAGAGGGACTAAAACAAGGTCTTCAGCACGGTCCATACGCGCTGTTCATGGATTAGAAGTCGAATATGAG TTCCCTTTCCCCTTGCCCTACGTGTTTGGCACCAGCGCGCTACACCTATACTCCCAAGTATTTGTCCTTGTTTTACAGTTACGGAGGGCAAAGATGGTTCTGGATCATATCCTTGTTCGCGATCACGGCACGAGTCGTCCGGAGCTCAAGGTGATCTATGTCTTAAGGGGACAGTTGACCTGGTTTGTCAA CACATACATGAACTATATCCTGACGAAC GTTATTCATAGCCAAGTGCTTCGATTCCATAGAGAGCTGGCTGATGCAAACTCATTGGACGAGATGATTGTTAAGCATAAGGACCA TATCGAAACCGTCCAAGAGCAGTGTTTCCTTCACAGCAAGGATGCTGCAATCCATAAGACTGTTCTTTCTATACTCGATATGTGTGTCCATTTTGGGGATCTGTTTACTTCAGTTGTTGCGGATAATACTCTGGATATTTCACGGCCCATCATGGTGAAAGGGCGTCACAGCAAACGAGATCGCTCCCGTCGTCAGAACCTTGTTTCTTTCGTTCCGCCTTCCGAATCGGATAACGTTTCTACCACTTCGACAGAGCTGGACGAGACGGAATACGATTCGGAGGATGAAAGCGTTCGAGAGGGCATTACTGAGCGGACAACAATTCTGGATCCAACCTTTTTAGGGCCTGAAGATGAAGAACCAGGCGCACGAGTGGAGCGCCTGTCCAAAACACTAGACACTCTCATCCGTACTCTTCGAAAGAGAGTAGAATTGATTACGGGAGAAGGAGGACCCTCAGCTGGCGCCTTTGGGATGCTTGATTTCGCACTAGAAGACTGGGACCTGTAG
- a CDS encoding genome maintenance protein: MFAARRALAYPSFSARLFSVSHTIFATTPKVTYPKSQPIAPKTTARAATSKAGQGNPDIVEAYPTTANEVDVKQLTEGEETGELPDVPPGSLPMDWYTSYHGLSSQPFPKEAAEILMAPIDPLDVEVKPDGLLYLPEIKYRRILNRAFGPGGWGLAPRSGINVSPKVVSREYALVCLGRLVSIARGEQEYFDQEGIATATEAAKSNALMRCCKDLGIASELWDPRFIREFKAKYCVEAFVEHIPSKKVQKRWRRKDAKFDYPYKESTRA; this comes from the exons ATGTTTGCCGCCCGGCGAGCTCTGGCTTATCCCTCCTTTTCAGCTCGGCTTTTCTCAGTATCTCATACTATATTTGCAACTACTCCGAAAGTTACATACCCCAAGTCCCAACCAATCGCTCCAAAGACTACTGCGAGGGCCGCTACCAGCAAAGCGGGGCAGGGGAACCCAGACATAGTTGAGGCATATCCGACAACTGCCAATGAGGTTGATGTCAAACAATTGACTGAGGGAGAGGAAACCGGTGAACTTCCCGATGTACCGCCAGGCTCTTTGCCAATGGATTGGTATACGAGTTACCATGGACTATCTTCGCAGCCATTCCCTAAAGAGGCTGCGGAAATTCTCATGGCTCCGATAGATCCACTAGACGTTGAGGTTAAACCAG ATGGGCTCCTCTATCTGCCCGAAATCAAGTACCGTAGAATATTGAACAGGGCATTTGGCCCTGGAGGCTGGGGGCTTGCTCCTCGGTCTGGAATCAACGTCAGTCCCAAGGTTGTTAGCAGGGAGTATGCGCTTGTGTGTCTTGGGCG TCTTGTGAGTATTGCTCGAGGAGAACAAGAATACTTTGATCAAGAAGGCATCGCAACTGCTACTGAAGCAGCAAAGAGTAATGCTCTCATGCGATGCTGCAAGGATTTGGGAATCGCAAGTGAACTCTG GGATCCTCGGTTTATCCGAGAGTTCAAGGCCAAATACTGCGTCGAGGCCTTTGTCGAGCATATTCCTAGCAAAAAAGT GCAAAAGCGTTGGAGGCGCAAGGATGCCAAGTTTGACTACCCCTACAAGGAGTCTACACGTGCATAG